From Streptomyces sp. NBC_00690, a single genomic window includes:
- the pdhA gene encoding pyruvate dehydrogenase (acetyl-transferring) E1 component subunit alpha, which produces MTVESTAARKPRRSSKRVSAAKKPLSSEPQLVQLLSPEGQRVEHPDYSIDLTSEELRGLYRDMVLTRRFDAEATALQRQGELGLWASLLGQEAAQIGSGRALDDDDYVFPTYREHGVAWCRGVDPTNLLGMFRGVNHGGWDPNSNNFHLYTIVIGSQTLHATGYAMGVAKDGADSAVIAYFGDGASSQGDVAESFTFSAVYNAPVVFFCQNNQWAISEPTERQSRVPLYQRAQGYGFPGVRVDGNDVLACLAVTKWALERARNGEGPTLVEAFTYRMGAHTTSDDPTKYRHDDERAAWEAKDPILRLRTLLTAEEHADEAFFTALDEESDVLAKRVREAVRAMPDPDHMAIFEHVYADGHALVDEERAQFAAYQASFAEEGN; this is translated from the coding sequence GTGACCGTGGAGAGCACTGCCGCGCGCAAGCCGCGACGCAGCAGCAAGCGGGTGAGCGCCGCGAAGAAGCCACTCAGTTCCGAGCCCCAACTCGTACAGCTGCTGTCGCCGGAAGGCCAGCGCGTCGAGCACCCTGACTACAGCATTGATCTGACCTCGGAAGAGCTGCGCGGGCTCTACCGGGACATGGTCCTCACCCGTCGCTTCGACGCGGAGGCCACCGCTCTCCAGCGACAGGGCGAACTGGGACTGTGGGCGTCGCTGCTCGGCCAGGAGGCCGCGCAGATCGGCTCGGGCCGCGCCCTCGACGACGACGACTACGTCTTTCCCACCTACCGTGAGCACGGCGTCGCCTGGTGTCGCGGGGTCGATCCCACCAATCTCCTCGGGATGTTCCGTGGGGTGAACCACGGAGGCTGGGACCCCAACAGCAACAACTTCCACCTCTACACCATCGTCATCGGCTCCCAGACGCTGCACGCCACCGGCTACGCCATGGGTGTGGCCAAGGACGGCGCCGATTCCGCGGTGATCGCGTACTTCGGCGACGGCGCCTCCAGCCAGGGTGACGTGGCCGAGTCCTTCACCTTCTCGGCGGTCTACAACGCACCCGTGGTGTTCTTCTGCCAGAACAACCAGTGGGCGATCTCGGAGCCGACCGAGCGCCAGAGCCGGGTACCGCTCTACCAGCGCGCCCAGGGCTACGGCTTCCCCGGCGTCCGCGTCGACGGCAATGACGTCCTCGCCTGTCTCGCGGTCACCAAGTGGGCCCTGGAACGGGCCCGCAACGGAGAGGGACCCACGCTCGTCGAGGCGTTCACCTACCGCATGGGCGCCCACACCACCTCGGACGACCCGACGAAGTACCGCCACGACGACGAGCGGGCCGCCTGGGAGGCCAAGGACCCGATCCTGCGGCTGCGCACCCTCCTGACCGCCGAAGAGCACGCCGATGAAGCGTTCTTCACCGCGTTGGACGAGGAGAGCGACGTACTGGCCAAGCGGGTGCGGGAGGCGGTTCGGGCCATGCCCGACCCCGACCACATGGCGATCTTCGAGCATGTGTATGCCGACGGCCATGCGCTCGTCGACGAGGAGCGCGCGCAGTTCGCCGCGTACCAGGCGTCATTCGCCGAGGAGGGCAACTGA
- a CDS encoding alpha-ketoacid dehydrogenase subunit beta gives MAAQKLSLAKALNESLRKALETDPKVLIMGEDVGKLGGVFRVTDGLQKDFGEERVIDTPLAESGIIGTAIGLALRGYRPVAEIQFDGFVFPAYDQIVTQLAKMHARALGKIKMPVVIRIPYGGGIGAVEHHSESPEALFAHVAGLKVISPSNSSDAYWMLQQAIQSDDPVIFFEPKRRYWDKSEVDTEAIPGPLHTARVVKEGSDLTLAAYGPMVKVCTEAAAAAAEEGKSLEVLDLRSMSPIDFDTIQKSVEKTGRLVVVHEAPVFYGSGAEIAARITERSFYHLESPVLRVGGFHSPYPPARLEEEYLPGLDRVLDAVDRSLAY, from the coding sequence ATGGCCGCACAGAAACTCTCCCTCGCCAAGGCGCTCAACGAGTCGCTGCGCAAGGCCCTGGAGACCGACCCCAAGGTACTGATCATGGGCGAGGACGTCGGCAAGCTCGGCGGCGTCTTCCGGGTCACCGACGGACTACAGAAGGACTTCGGCGAGGAGCGGGTGATCGACACCCCCCTGGCCGAGTCCGGCATCATCGGCACGGCCATCGGCCTCGCGCTGCGCGGCTACCGACCGGTCGCCGAGATCCAGTTCGACGGTTTCGTCTTCCCGGCGTACGACCAGATCGTCACCCAACTCGCCAAGATGCACGCCCGGGCGCTCGGCAAGATCAAGATGCCCGTCGTCATCCGCATCCCCTACGGCGGTGGCATCGGCGCGGTCGAGCACCACAGCGAGTCCCCCGAAGCCCTCTTCGCACACGTCGCCGGGCTCAAGGTGATCTCACCTTCCAACTCGTCCGACGCGTACTGGATGCTCCAGCAGGCCATCCAGAGCGACGACCCGGTCATCTTCTTCGAGCCCAAGCGGCGCTACTGGGACAAGAGCGAGGTCGACACCGAGGCCATCCCCGGCCCCCTGCACACCGCACGGGTGGTCAAGGAGGGCTCGGACCTCACGCTGGCCGCGTACGGGCCGATGGTGAAGGTGTGTACGGAAGCCGCCGCCGCGGCGGCCGAAGAGGGCAAGTCCCTTGAGGTGCTGGACCTGCGCTCGATGTCCCCGATCGACTTCGACACCATCCAGAAGTCGGTCGAGAAGACGGGCCGGTTGGTCGTGGTGCACGAGGCCCCCGTCTTCTACGGCTCCGGCGCGGAGATCGCCGCCCGCATCACCGAGCGGTCCTTCTACCACCTGGAGTCCCCGGTGCTGAGGGTCGGCGGGTTCCACTCGCCCTATCCCCCGGCCCGGCTGGAGGAGGAGTACCTCCCCGGGTTGGACCGGGTGCTGGACGCCGTAGACCGCTCGCTCGCGTACTGA
- a CDS encoding dihydrolipoamide acetyltransferase family protein encodes MTHDTTLRYREFKMPDVGEGLTEAEILKWFVQPGDTVTDGQVVCEVETAKAAVELPIPYDGVVHELRFPEGTTVDVGQVIISVDVTPDAAPVESATAPTAPAVEPEADEKPQGRQPVLVGYGVAESSTKRRPRKGAQVPEQPTAAIQSELNGRSAAASPEPVAAPPAASPAAARPLAKPPVRKLAKDLGVDLAAVVATGPDGVITRDDVHAAVTVPESVSSNSEEGKKTEPQAPAPVQMGARETRVPVKGVRKATAAAMVGSAFTAPHVTEFITLDVTRTMKLVGELKADPDLAGLRVNPLLLIAKALLVAIKRNPEVNAAWDEVNQEIVQKHYVNLGIAAATPRGLLVPNIKDAHELTLPQLARSLGELVTTAREGKTSPAAMQGGTVTITNVGVFGVDTGTPILNPGESAILAVGAIKLQPWVHKGKVKPRQVTTLALSFDHRLVDGELGSKVLADVAAVLENPRRLITWA; translated from the coding sequence ATGACGCACGACACGACACTCCGCTACCGCGAGTTCAAGATGCCCGACGTGGGCGAGGGCCTGACCGAGGCCGAGATCCTCAAGTGGTTCGTCCAGCCCGGTGACACGGTCACGGACGGACAGGTCGTCTGCGAGGTGGAGACGGCGAAGGCCGCCGTCGAACTGCCGATCCCCTACGACGGGGTGGTGCACGAACTCCGCTTCCCGGAGGGGACGACCGTCGACGTCGGTCAGGTGATCATCTCGGTGGACGTCACCCCCGATGCGGCACCCGTCGAGTCCGCCACGGCGCCGACCGCCCCGGCCGTCGAACCGGAAGCGGACGAGAAGCCTCAGGGTCGACAGCCGGTGCTCGTGGGCTATGGGGTCGCCGAGAGTTCCACCAAGCGGCGTCCGCGCAAGGGTGCCCAGGTGCCCGAGCAGCCCACCGCGGCGATCCAGTCCGAGCTGAACGGCCGCAGCGCCGCTGCATCGCCCGAGCCCGTGGCTGCGCCTCCGGCAGCCTCTCCGGCGGCGGCCCGCCCGCTCGCCAAGCCCCCCGTGCGCAAGCTCGCCAAGGACCTCGGCGTCGATCTGGCGGCCGTCGTCGCCACCGGCCCCGACGGGGTCATCACCCGCGATGACGTCCACGCCGCGGTGACCGTGCCCGAATCGGTCAGCAGCAACTCGGAAGAGGGCAAGAAGACCGAGCCGCAGGCTCCCGCACCCGTGCAGATGGGTGCGCGGGAGACCCGCGTCCCGGTCAAGGGCGTCCGCAAGGCCACGGCGGCGGCGATGGTGGGCAGCGCGTTCACCGCACCGCACGTCACCGAGTTCATCACGCTCGACGTGACGCGCACGATGAAGCTCGTCGGCGAATTGAAGGCCGATCCGGACCTGGCCGGGCTCAGGGTCAACCCCCTGTTGCTGATCGCCAAGGCACTCCTGGTCGCGATCAAGCGGAACCCCGAGGTCAATGCCGCCTGGGACGAGGTGAACCAGGAGATCGTCCAGAAGCACTACGTCAATCTGGGCATCGCAGCGGCCACCCCGCGCGGTCTGCTCGTGCCCAACATCAAGGACGCGCACGAACTGACCCTGCCCCAGCTCGCCCGCAGTCTGGGCGAGTTGGTGACCACCGCCAGGGAAGGCAAGACCTCCCCCGCGGCCATGCAGGGCGGCACGGTGACCATCACCAACGTGGGTGTCTTCGGAGTGGACACCGGTACGCCGATCCTCAACCCGGGCGAATCGGCGATCCTCGCGGTCGGGGCCATCAAGCTCCAACCGTGGGTCCACAAGGGCAAGGTGAAGCCCCGCCAGGTCACCACCTTGGCCCTGTCCTTCGACCACCGCCTCGTCGACGGGGAACTCGGCTCGAAGGTGCTGGCGGACGTGGCGGCGGTCCTGGAGAACCCCCGTCGACTGATCACCTGGGCCTGA
- a CDS encoding D-alanyl-D-alanine carboxypeptidase family protein codes for MDVRTRSVPLILNNTSVRRAATVVISGGLLLTVSPLAAPAQAAARPVPTVSAKGAFLMDQASGKALYGKGNDTRRQMASTTKVATAITVLTIPGVSLSKKVTVKQTYRDYVTREKGSTADLKTGDKVTVRQLLSGLMLPSGCDAAYALADTFGTGTTTAARTKSFIGKMNAKAKSLGLKNTNFDSFDGISQGGRNYTTPSDLTKIARHAFSSATFREVVKAQKYVTKATTSTGGTRTYTWYNTNKLLGTYSGAVGMKTGTGSVAGPCLIFAATRGSKTYVGVILGASSVDARFKDAGKLLDYGFGSSTAKSMKLRSLPVGAQRD; via the coding sequence ATGGATGTGCGAACTCGGAGCGTTCCTTTGATACTCAACAACACGAGCGTGCGCAGAGCCGCCACGGTTGTCATCTCCGGTGGTCTCCTGCTCACCGTCTCCCCACTCGCCGCACCGGCGCAGGCCGCGGCCCGCCCGGTCCCGACGGTCAGCGCCAAGGGCGCCTTTCTGATGGACCAGGCGTCGGGCAAGGCGCTGTACGGCAAGGGCAACGACACCCGCCGTCAGATGGCGAGCACGACCAAGGTGGCGACCGCCATAACGGTCCTCACCATCCCGGGCGTCAGCCTCAGCAAGAAGGTGACGGTCAAGCAGACCTACCGCGACTACGTGACGCGGGAGAAGGGCAGCACCGCCGACCTCAAGACCGGCGACAAGGTGACGGTCCGCCAGCTCCTGTCGGGGCTGATGCTGCCGTCCGGGTGTGACGCCGCGTACGCGCTGGCCGACACCTTCGGCACCGGGACCACCACCGCCGCGCGGACCAAGTCGTTCATCGGCAAGATGAACGCGAAGGCCAAGTCCCTGGGTCTGAAGAACACCAACTTCGACTCGTTCGACGGCATCTCGCAGGGCGGGCGGAACTACACCACCCCGTCCGACCTGACCAAGATCGCCCGGCATGCGTTCTCCAGCGCGACCTTCCGCGAGGTCGTGAAGGCGCAGAAGTACGTCACCAAGGCGACCACCAGCACGGGTGGCACCCGCACCTACACCTGGTACAACACCAACAAGCTGCTGGGCACCTACAGCGGCGCCGTCGGCATGAAGACCGGTACCGGCAGCGTCGCAGGACCCTGCCTGATCTTCGCGGCCACCCGCGGTTCCAAGACGTACGTCGGGGTCATCCTGGGCGCATCCAGCGTGGACGCCCGCTTCAAGGACGCCGGCAAGCTGCTGGACTACGGCTTCGGCTCGTCGACCGCCAAGAGCATGAAGCTCCGGTCGCTGCCGGTCGGCGCCCAGCGGGACTGA
- a CDS encoding GntR family transcriptional regulator yields the protein MPAAAPVTAPAAERVYTHVKQAVLDRRYEGGTLLTEGELADAVGVSRTPVREALLKLEVEGLIKLYPKKGALVLAVSAQEIADVVETRLLVEEHAARKAVPASPRLLDRLAELLEQQKRQGKDGDLAAVAATDRAFHAEIVRNGGNEILSRLYDQLRDRQLRMGVAVMHAHPDRIAKNVTEHGEILDALRAGDADLAAELVHRHVSWVRALARGEAR from the coding sequence ATGCCCGCCGCAGCTCCCGTCACCGCGCCCGCAGCCGAACGCGTCTACACCCATGTCAAGCAAGCCGTCCTCGACCGCCGCTACGAGGGCGGAACCCTCCTCACCGAGGGCGAACTCGCCGACGCCGTGGGGGTGTCACGCACCCCCGTGCGCGAGGCGCTGCTCAAGCTGGAGGTCGAAGGGCTGATCAAGCTCTACCCGAAGAAGGGCGCGCTGGTGCTCGCGGTGTCGGCACAGGAGATCGCCGATGTGGTGGAGACCCGGCTCCTGGTGGAGGAACACGCGGCCCGCAAGGCGGTGCCCGCGTCCCCGCGACTGCTGGACCGCCTTGCCGAGCTGCTGGAACAGCAGAAGCGCCAGGGCAAGGACGGAGACCTGGCCGCCGTCGCCGCCACCGACCGGGCCTTCCACGCGGAGATCGTCCGCAACGGCGGCAACGAGATCCTCTCCCGGCTCTACGACCAGCTACGAGACCGCCAGTTGCGAATGGGAGTCGCCGTGATGCACGCCCACCCCGACCGGATCGCGAAGAACGTCACCGAGCACGGCGAGATCCTCGACGCCCTGCGCGCCGGTGACGCGGACCTCGCCGCCGAACTGGTGCACCGCCATGTGAGCTGGGTCAGGGCACTGGCTCGGGGTGAGGCCAGGTGA
- a CDS encoding MFS transporter, with amino-acid sequence MNRPAALPGDPPGGRRAAAIWSIGVAVYFVAVIFRTSLGVAGLDAADRFDINASALSTFSIVQLLVYAGMQIPVGLMVDRLGTKKVLTLGAVLFTLGQLGFALSPSYETALAARALLGCGDAMTFISVLRLGSRWFPARRGPLIAQVAALFGMAGNLISTLVIARLLHGVGWTTTFAGSAVAGVVAIALVLLFLKDHPPGHEPPPSHHRGGAFVRKQITLSWREPGTRLGMWVHFTTQFPSMVFMLLWGMPFLIEAQGLTRATAGALLTLNVLVSMVIGLVYGQVIARHHAARLPLTLGSIAATALIWAITLAYPGEQAPMWLLVTLCVVLGAGGPASMIGFDFARPANPPQRQGTASGIVNMGGFTASMTTLLAIGLLLDATGGNYRIAFSCVFVLEALGIAQILRLRRRTAQLERERLVASRVEAVHVPA; translated from the coding sequence GTGAACCGACCGGCCGCCCTACCGGGAGACCCGCCGGGCGGACGTCGTGCCGCGGCGATCTGGTCCATAGGCGTCGCCGTCTACTTCGTCGCCGTCATCTTCCGTACCTCACTCGGGGTCGCCGGGCTCGACGCCGCCGACCGCTTCGACATCAATGCCTCCGCGCTCTCGACCTTCTCGATCGTCCAACTCCTCGTCTATGCCGGCATGCAGATACCCGTCGGACTGATGGTCGACCGACTGGGCACCAAGAAGGTCCTGACCCTCGGGGCCGTCCTCTTCACCCTGGGACAGCTGGGCTTCGCGCTCTCCCCCTCGTACGAGACCGCACTCGCCGCCCGCGCCCTGCTCGGCTGTGGGGACGCGATGACCTTCATCAGCGTGCTGCGGCTCGGCAGCCGCTGGTTCCCGGCCCGCCGCGGGCCGCTCATAGCGCAGGTCGCCGCGCTGTTCGGGATGGCCGGCAATCTGATCTCCACCTTGGTCATCGCACGACTGCTGCACGGTGTGGGCTGGACCACCACCTTCGCGGGCAGTGCGGTGGCCGGAGTGGTCGCGATCGCCCTGGTGCTGCTGTTCCTCAAGGACCACCCCCCGGGCCATGAACCCCCGCCGTCCCACCACCGCGGCGGCGCCTTCGTACGGAAGCAGATCACCCTGTCCTGGCGGGAACCCGGCACTCGGCTGGGCATGTGGGTGCACTTCACCACGCAGTTCCCCAGCATGGTCTTCATGCTGCTGTGGGGGATGCCCTTCCTGATCGAGGCACAGGGCCTCACCCGCGCGACGGCAGGCGCCCTGCTCACCCTGAACGTCCTGGTCAGCATGGTGATAGGACTGGTGTACGGGCAGGTCATCGCACGCCATCACGCGGCCCGGCTGCCACTCACCCTGGGCTCGATCGCCGCGACCGCGCTGATCTGGGCCATCACCCTCGCCTACCCCGGCGAACAGGCCCCGATGTGGCTCCTGGTCACCCTGTGCGTGGTGTTGGGCGCCGGTGGTCCGGCCTCGATGATCGGCTTCGACTTCGCCCGTCCGGCGAACCCGCCCCAGCGGCAGGGCACCGCATCGGGAATCGTCAACATGGGCGGCTTCACCGCCTCGATGACGACCCTGCTGGCGATCGGTCTCCTGCTCGACGCCACCGGCGGCAACTACCGGATCGCCTTCTCCTGCGTGTTCGTACTGGAGGCGCTGGGCATCGCCCAGATCCTGCGGTTGCGCAGACGTACGGCGCAACTGGAGCGCGAGAGGTTGGTGGCGAGCCGGGTGGAGGCGGTACACGTACCGGCGTGA
- a CDS encoding maleylpyruvate isomerase family mycothiol-dependent enzyme, with protein sequence MTVHPSLQTYADAWTHAVESIAELVQPLVEGEWNRATPCPAWSIRDVVSHVIGMETEMLGDPRPIHTLPRDLYHVQSDFARYMEMQVDVRRHHTAPEMTSELEYTMIRRARQLRNENRAPNTMVRAPLGTEQTLEVAMRMRAFDTWVHEQDLRVALNQPGNLDSPGAHITRDYLLEALAKVVAKDAGAPPNSAMVLDVHGPLEFLRTVRVNADGRGSVDGSPSLGPLVSLAMDWETYYRLACGRVRAAAVADRIKVDGDQELGASILRHFAVTP encoded by the coding sequence GTGACCGTCCATCCCAGCCTCCAGACCTACGCCGATGCCTGGACCCACGCCGTCGAGTCGATAGCCGAGCTGGTGCAGCCGCTCGTCGAGGGGGAGTGGAACCGCGCCACCCCGTGCCCTGCCTGGTCGATCCGCGACGTCGTCTCCCATGTCATCGGCATGGAGACCGAGATGCTCGGCGATCCACGGCCCATCCACACCCTCCCCCGTGATCTTTACCATGTGCAGAGCGACTTCGCCCGGTACATGGAGATGCAGGTCGATGTCCGTCGGCACCACACCGCTCCGGAGATGACATCGGAGCTGGAGTACACGATGATCCGGCGGGCGCGCCAGCTGCGCAACGAGAACCGTGCGCCCAACACCATGGTCCGCGCGCCCCTCGGCACCGAGCAGACCCTCGAAGTGGCCATGCGGATGCGGGCCTTCGACACCTGGGTGCACGAGCAGGACCTGCGGGTCGCCCTGAACCAGCCCGGCAACCTCGACTCCCCCGGCGCCCACATCACCCGTGACTACCTGTTGGAAGCCCTGGCGAAGGTCGTCGCCAAGGACGCGGGCGCACCGCCGAATTCGGCCATGGTGCTCGATGTGCACGGGCCGCTGGAGTTCCTGCGGACGGTCCGGGTGAACGCGGACGGCCGCGGTTCCGTCGACGGCTCGCCGTCGCTCGGGCCCTTGGTGAGCCTGGCGATGGACTGGGAGACGTACTACCGACTGGCCTGCGGCAGGGTCCGGGCAGCGGCCGTCGCCGACCGGATCAAGGTGGACGGCGACCAGGAGTTGGGGGCCTCGATCCTGCGGCACTTCGCCGTCACCCCCTGA
- a CDS encoding NHL domain-containing thioredoxin family protein: MNDAAPAPTPAPAPRRRARVRAPELIGKGGWLNTGGKDLKLADFRGRILILDFWTFCCINCLHVLDELRELEEKHRDTVVIVGVHSPKFVHEADHRAVVDAVERYQVHHPVLDDPELATWKQYAVRAWPTLVVIDPEGYVVAQHAGEGHAHAIERLVAELETEHAAKGTLRRGDGPYVPPEPVATDLRFPGKAVVLPSGNFLVSDTTRHQLVELSPDGESVVRRIDGGADGAFKEPQGLAPLPDGRIAVADTVNHSIRAYDPETGVIETLAGTGKQWWQGAPSEGPAREVDLSSPWDVAWWQGRLWIAMAGVHQLWTYDPASQTVRLAAGTTNEGLVDGPATEAWFAQPSGLAATDERLWIADSESSSLRYIEADDPAHTVRTAVGTGLFDFGHRDGDAEQALFQHPLGVTALPDGSVAVSDTYNHALRRYDPATGQVTTLATDLREPSDAVLVGEDIVVVESARHRLTRLRLPDEAVRVEAVAHRTQRAATEVAAGALRIDVVFQAPAGQKLDTRYGPSTRLLVSSTPPELLLSGAGAGTDLFREVEIDAAVGEGVLHVSAMAASCDDDPAQEYPACHVHQQDWGVPVRVSADGVSRLPLVLAGMD, from the coding sequence ATGAACGATGCCGCCCCGGCGCCCACCCCCGCGCCCGCGCCCCGCCGACGTGCCCGTGTCCGTGCCCCCGAGCTGATCGGCAAGGGCGGCTGGCTGAACACCGGTGGCAAGGATCTGAAGCTTGCGGACTTTCGGGGCCGCATTCTGATCCTCGACTTCTGGACCTTCTGCTGCATCAACTGCCTCCACGTCCTGGACGAGCTGCGGGAGCTGGAGGAGAAGCACCGCGACACCGTAGTGATCGTCGGCGTCCACTCGCCGAAGTTCGTGCACGAGGCCGACCACCGGGCCGTGGTCGATGCCGTCGAGCGCTACCAGGTGCACCACCCCGTCCTCGACGACCCCGAGTTGGCGACCTGGAAGCAGTACGCCGTACGGGCCTGGCCCACCCTCGTCGTCATCGACCCGGAGGGGTACGTCGTCGCCCAGCACGCCGGTGAGGGACACGCCCACGCCATCGAGCGGCTCGTCGCGGAGTTGGAGACCGAGCACGCGGCCAAGGGCACCCTGCGTCGCGGTGACGGGCCCTATGTGCCGCCCGAGCCCGTCGCCACCGATCTGCGCTTCCCCGGCAAGGCCGTCGTCCTGCCGTCCGGGAACTTCCTGGTCTCCGACACCACCCGGCACCAACTCGTCGAGCTGTCACCCGACGGCGAGTCCGTCGTACGGCGGATCGACGGCGGTGCGGATGGTGCGTTCAAGGAGCCGCAGGGCCTGGCGCCGCTGCCCGACGGCCGGATCGCGGTCGCCGACACCGTCAACCACTCCATCCGGGCGTACGACCCCGAGACCGGTGTGATCGAGACGCTCGCCGGGACCGGGAAGCAGTGGTGGCAGGGGGCGCCCAGCGAGGGCCCCGCACGCGAGGTCGACCTCTCGTCGCCGTGGGACGTGGCCTGGTGGCAGGGGCGGCTGTGGATCGCGATGGCCGGAGTGCACCAGCTGTGGACCTATGACCCGGCCTCACAGACCGTGCGGCTCGCGGCCGGCACCACCAATGAGGGCCTGGTCGACGGGCCGGCCACCGAGGCGTGGTTCGCACAGCCCTCCGGTCTGGCCGCGACCGACGAGCGGCTGTGGATCGCCGACTCCGAGTCGTCGTCCCTGCGCTACATCGAAGCCGACGACCCCGCCCACACCGTGCGCACGGCCGTCGGTACGGGCCTCTTCGACTTCGGGCACCGCGACGGGGACGCCGAGCAGGCCCTGTTCCAGCATCCCCTGGGGGTGACCGCGCTGCCCGACGGTTCGGTCGCCGTGAGCGACACCTACAACCATGCGCTGCGCCGCTACGACCCCGCCACCGGCCAGGTCACCACCTTGGCCACGGATCTGCGGGAACCGTCGGACGCCGTGCTCGTCGGCGAGGACATCGTGGTCGTCGAGTCCGCCCGACACCGGTTGACCCGGCTGCGGCTGCCCGATGAGGCGGTGCGGGTGGAGGCCGTGGCCCACCGCACCCAGCGCGCCGCGACCGAAGTGGCGGCGGGCGCGCTGCGCATCGATGTGGTCTTCCAGGCGCCGGCCGGTCAGAAGCTGGACACCCGTTACGGGCCCTCGACCCGGCTGTTGGTCTCCTCCACGCCGCCCGAGTTGCTGCTGTCCGGCGCCGGCGCGGGCACGGACCTGTTCCGTGAGGTGGAGATCGATGCCGCGGTGGGCGAAGGGGTGCTGCACGTGTCGGCGATGGCCGCGTCCTGCGACGACGATCCGGCGCAGGAGTACCCGGCCTGCCATGTGCACCAGCAGGACTGGGGGGTGCCGGTGCGGGTGAGCGCGGACGGTGTCTCCCGGCTGCCGCTCGTCCTCGCGGGTATGGACTGA